Genomic window (Streptomyces liliiviolaceus):
ACACTGATGTCGAGGATCTCCGCGATCTCCGGGTCCGTGCGGCCCTCGTAGTAACGAAGGACCAGCATGGTGCGCTGGAGTTCGGGGAGCCGGGCGAGCGCCTGCCACAGAACCGCGCGCAGCTCCGTGCCGCGCATCGCGTCCGTGTCGCCGGCCGTCTCCGGCAGTTCCTCGGTCGGGTATTCGTTCAGCTTGCGGCGGCGCCACGCGCTGATGTGCAGATTGGTCATCGTGCGGCGGAGGTAGCCCCCGACCGCGGCCTTGTCACTGATGCGGTCCCACGCCCGGTACGTCGAGAAGAGGGCGCTCTGCAGCAGGTCCTCGGCCTCGAAACGGTCACCGGTCAGGTGGTAGGCGGTCGCGTACAGGGAGGCGCGGCGCTCCTGGACGTAGGCGGTGAACTCCGCCTCCGACACCGAGTGCCGCTCCCCCGTGACCTCCCCGTACGCCGCCCCCGTACCCCCGTGGGCGACCCCCGTGCCGCTTCCCCCCGTATGTGCGTCAACCACCGTCATGTACGACCCGGTGTGCTGACGCCCGGTGCCGCGAGCGCACCCCCGCCCGCTCACGGCACCGGACTTCTCGGTGCTCCTCGTGACGTCGTGGAGCCGCGTGACAACTGCGCCAGTGCTGGTGCTGTGCAGCGTGTTCATCTCGCGCCCCCCGTCGTGGAGTTCCGGTTCTCCGGTACTTCGTCTGCTTCGTCGCCGACCGTGTCGCCGGCTTCGCTGCGGTGCTTCCGTGCTTGTGACCAAAAGCTTGCCGGGGCCACTTCATGACGGTGTCCCCCGACTGTCACAGACCTGTCACAGGGGTCGGTCCCCGATTTTCCACAGACCGATCACAGAGAAGCGTCGTACGGCTACTCATCCGGCACACTCGGCACGCCTCGGCCCCGCACTCGTACGCGGGACATGTGTGGGAGCGCTCCAACAGTCGATACCCGCCCACGTCATGGGACAGAATGACGTCCGTGCCTTCCCTGTTGCTGATCGAGGACGACGACGCCATCCGGACGGCCCTGGAGCTCTCGCTGACGCGCCAGGGACACCGGGTGGCCACCGCTGCCACCGGCGAGGACGGTCTGAAGCTGTTGCGCGAGCAACGGCCCGATCTGATCGTTCTCGACGTGATGCTGCCCGGCATCGACGGATTCGAGGTGTGCCGCCGTATCCGGCGTACGGACCAGTTGCCGATCATCCTGCTGACCGCGCGCAGCGATGACATCGACGTCGTGGTCGGGCTGGAGTCCGGCGCCGACGACTACGTGGTCAAACCCGTGCAGGGGCGGGTGCTCGACGCCCGGATCCGGGCCGTGCTGCGCCGCGGCGAGCGCGAGGCGAACGACTCGGCGACCTTCGGTTCGCTGGTGATCGACCGCGCCGCGATGACCGTGACGAAGAACGGCGAGGACCTGCAGCTGACGCCCACCGAGCTGCGGCTGCTCCTTGAGCTGAGCCGGCGCCCCGGCCAGGCCCTGTCCCGGCAGCAGCTGCTGCGGCTGGTGTGGGAGCACGACTACCTCGGCGACTCACGGCTCGTCGACGCGTGTGTGCAGCGGCTGCGCGCGAAGGTGGAGGACGTGCCGTCCTCGCCGACCCTGATCCGTACCGTGCGCGGCGTCGGCTACCGGCTGGACAATCCTCAGTGACCAAACCGCAGGACAAGCTCCGCGGCTGGGCGGCGGCCCGCCGTACGGTCATGGCGGGGCTGCGCTTCACCAGTCTTCGGCTTCGCCTGGTCGTGGTGTTCGGGCTCGTCGCGCTGACCGCCGCCGTGTCGGCGTCCGGGATCGCGTACTGGCTCAACCGCGAGGCCGTGCTCACCCGTACGCAGGACGCGGTGCTCGGCGACTTCCAGCAGGCGATGCAGACCCGCGCCAGCACACTGCGCCAGCACCCCACGCAGGGGGAACTGCAGCGCGCCGCCGGGCAGATGGCGAACAGCAGCCAGCGCTTCAGCGTGCTGCTGATCGCCGAGGACGAGAACGGCACGGCCGTCCGCGGCAACTCCGACCTGGACACCTTCACGCTGGCGGACGTACCGCAGTCCCTCCAGAAGGCGGTGAACAAGGAACAGAAGATCTCCTCGCACAACAAGTACGCGTACCACCTGTACTGGCAGCGGACCGTGCAGGGCGACAAGCCGTATCTGGTGGGCGGTGCCAAGGTGATCGGCGGCGGGCCGACCGGGTACATGCTCAAGTCGCTGGAGCCGGAGGCCAAGGACCTCAACTCGCTCGCCTGGTCGCTGGGGATCGCGACCGGGCTCGCGCTGATCGGCTCGGCGCTGCTCGCGCAGGCCGCCGCGACGACCGTGCTGAAGCCGGTGCACCGGCTGGGGACCGCCGCGCGGCGGCTCGGCGAGGGCAAGCTCGACACCCGGCTGCGGGTGTCGGGGACGGACGAACTCGCCGATCTGTCACGGACGTTCAACCGCACGGCGGAGTCGCTGGAGAAACGGGTCGCGGACATGAGCGCCCGCGACGAGGCGTCCCGGCGGTTCGTGGCGGACATGTCGCACGAACTGCGGACACCGCTGACCGCGATCACCGCGGTGACCGAGGTGCTGGAGGAGGAGCTCGACGCCGAGACCGGCAGCGTCGACCCGATGATCGAGCCCGCCGTACGGCTCGTCGTCAGCGAGACCCGGCGGCTGAACAACCTCGTGGAGAACCTGATGGAGGTCACCCGCTTCGACGCGGGCACCGCCCGGCTCGTCTCCGACACCGTCGACATCGCCGACCAGATCACCGCGTGCATCGACGCGCGCGCCTGGCTGGACGCGGTCGAACTGGACGCGCGGCGCGGCATCATGGCGCACGTCGACCCGCGCCGTCTGGACGTCATCCTGGCGAACCTCATCGGCAACGCCCTCAAGCACGGCGGTTCCCCGGTGCGCGTGTACGTGCGCGAGGAGGGCGCCGACCTGGTCATCGAGGTGCAGGACCACGGTCCCGGCATCCCCGAGGACGTCCTGCCGCACGTCTTCGACCGCTTCTACAAGGCGAGCGCCTCCCGGCCGCGCTCCGAGGGCAGCGGTCTCGGCCTGTCCATCGCCCTGGAGAACGCCCACATCCACGGCGGCGAGATCACCGCCGCGAACTCGCCCAAGGGAGGCGCGGTCTTCACCCTGCGCCTGCCGCTCGACTCCTCCGAGCCGAAGGATCCCGAGGACCACGGGGACCACGGCGACCCGGAGGCCGAGGACGCCCACCGGGCCGACGCCGACCGCACCGAGGGGGGCGTGTGATGCCCGTACGACAGGACACGCGGGACGCACGGGACGCACGGGACATACGCGCCCCGCGTGCGCCGCGTGCGACACGACCCCTTCGTGCGACACGAGCCCTGCGCGCGGCCCGCGCCGTCCGGGCTGTCCGTCCGGTGCTCGCCGTGCCGCTGGTGGCCATGGCGCTGACGCTGGCCGGGTGCG
Coding sequences:
- a CDS encoding SigE family RNA polymerase sigma factor, with the protein product MNTLHSTSTGAVVTRLHDVTRSTEKSGAVSGRGCARGTGRQHTGSYMTVVDAHTGGSGTGVAHGGTGAAYGEVTGERHSVSEAEFTAYVQERRASLYATAYHLTGDRFEAEDLLQSALFSTYRAWDRISDKAAVGGYLRRTMTNLHISAWRRRKLNEYPTEELPETAGDTDAMRGTELRAVLWQALARLPELQRTMLVLRYYEGRTDPEIAEILDISVGTVKSSIWRSLRRLREDDVLSFGRDEEESFGELVA
- a CDS encoding sensor histidine kinase, whose protein sequence is MTKPQDKLRGWAAARRTVMAGLRFTSLRLRLVVVFGLVALTAAVSASGIAYWLNREAVLTRTQDAVLGDFQQAMQTRASTLRQHPTQGELQRAAGQMANSSQRFSVLLIAEDENGTAVRGNSDLDTFTLADVPQSLQKAVNKEQKISSHNKYAYHLYWQRTVQGDKPYLVGGAKVIGGGPTGYMLKSLEPEAKDLNSLAWSLGIATGLALIGSALLAQAAATTVLKPVHRLGTAARRLGEGKLDTRLRVSGTDELADLSRTFNRTAESLEKRVADMSARDEASRRFVADMSHELRTPLTAITAVTEVLEEELDAETGSVDPMIEPAVRLVVSETRRLNNLVENLMEVTRFDAGTARLVSDTVDIADQITACIDARAWLDAVELDARRGIMAHVDPRRLDVILANLIGNALKHGGSPVRVYVREEGADLVIEVQDHGPGIPEDVLPHVFDRFYKASASRPRSEGSGLGLSIALENAHIHGGEITAANSPKGGAVFTLRLPLDSSEPKDPEDHGDHGDPEAEDAHRADADRTEGGV
- the afsQ1 gene encoding two-component system response regulator AfsQ1, which gives rise to MPSLLLIEDDDAIRTALELSLTRQGHRVATAATGEDGLKLLREQRPDLIVLDVMLPGIDGFEVCRRIRRTDQLPIILLTARSDDIDVVVGLESGADDYVVKPVQGRVLDARIRAVLRRGEREANDSATFGSLVIDRAAMTVTKNGEDLQLTPTELRLLLELSRRPGQALSRQQLLRLVWEHDYLGDSRLVDACVQRLRAKVEDVPSSPTLIRTVRGVGYRLDNPQ